One window of Nymphaea colorata isolate Beijing-Zhang1983 chromosome 11, ASM883128v2, whole genome shotgun sequence genomic DNA carries:
- the LOC116264051 gene encoding transcription factor bHLH49-like → MDGYLDHLFSSTQWVEMNPTERQSWAVNPADPTNGFLVDSVSAYQGHEPHDKNPESSLVSASHVIGRPSSQGMNDISGDGNSFTSENPCLSHNKGFVSGQQSLDKDNHTPLHGEIRNRLVGFQLNAASQTRGAHGSSHIHPILGNSVDSAGTLPEAGSIASNGCDMSRYEKPFGDANPLPSVPSSWSTSYAGVSSFPEILGQGNLDGFNLHDDLVETDEDLLKKACLGESHPSVNNIPIVSENQRVQLPSVATRSQVACSQTVVFQPQHKIPLQSGEVNSLNLSGNSTSISHLQPTTATSGGCSGAVRARVRARRGQATDPHSIAERLRREKIAERMKNLQELVPNSNKTDKASMLDEIIEYVKFLQLQVKVLSMSRLGAAGAVAPLITDAQSQGSSSLRLSASLAQTAELPESQESIAFEQEVVKLMESNVTSAMQYLQTKGLCLMPIALATAISGRPPKTDTSNGQMPMASYSSSGTLTWPPPSGGESLVKDILLKCDREESTTNSSSGAPTISQEDESKPKVQ, encoded by the exons ATGGATGGCTATCTTGATCATCTATTTTCCTCCACTCAATGGGTTGAGATGAATCCAACAGAAAGACAATCCTGGGCTGTCAATCCTGCAGATCCAACAAATGGCTTTCTCGTTGATTCGGTCAGTGCATATCAAGGGCATGAACCGCATGACAAGAACCCTGAATCTAGCTTGGTTTCCGCAAGTCATGTTATAGGGCGCCCATCTTCTCAAGGAATGAATGATATTTCGGGCGACGGTAACTCTTTTACTTCCGAAAATCCATGCCTCAGTCATAACAAAGGGTTCGTGTCCGGTCAGCAATCTTTAGACAAGGACAATCACACACCTTTGCACGGGGAGATCAGGAACAGATTGGTGGGATTTCAGTTGAACGCGGCAAGTCAAACTAGAGGCGCTCATGGCTCATCACATATTCATCCCATTCTCGGAAATTCAGTAGATTCAGCTGGTACTCTTCCTGAGGCAGGTTCCATTGCAAGCAATGGCTGTGATATGTCACGGTATGAAAAGCCATTTGGAGATGCCAATCCTCTTCCTTCTGTTCCGTCTTCTTGGAGCACATCATATGCAGGTGTTTCCAGCTTCCCTGAAATCCTGGGCCAGGGAAACCTGGACGGTTTTAATTTGCATGACGACCTTGTAGAGACTGATGAAGATCTTCTTAAAAAGGCATGCCTTGGCGAGAGTCATCCGTCAGTGAACAACATACCGATTGTATCT GAGAATCAAAGGGTTCAGTTGCCCTCTGTCGCCACTAGGTCGCAAGTTGCATGCTCTCAAACTGTCGTATTCCAACCCCAACACAAAATA CCATTACAATCTGGTGAAGTGAATTCCCTAAATCTATCTGGAAATTCTACCTCTATATCTCATTTACAACCCACAACTGCTACTAGTGGAGGTTGCAGCGGAGCTGTAAGAGCACGTGTTAGAGCACGTCGAGGACAGGCAACTGATCCACATAGTATTGCTGAACGA CTTCGGAGAGAAAAAATAGCTGAAAGGATGAAGAATTTACAGGAACTTGTCCCAAACTCTAATAAG ACAGACAAGGCATCAATGCTTGATGAAATTATTGAATACGTCAAATTTCTGCAGTTGCAAGTCAAG GTACTGAGCATGAGCAGACTTGGTGCAGCAGGAGCAGTTGCCCCTCTTATTACTGATGCTCAATCTCAG GGATCCAGCAGTCTTCGACTGTCAGCTTCTCTGGCCCAGACTGCTGAATTACCTGAATCACAGGAAAGTATTGCTTTCGAGCAAGAAGTGGTAAAGCTAATGGAGTCCAACGTAACTTCAGCCATGCAGTATTTGCAAACCAAGGGTCTTTGCCTCATGCCAATTGCCTTAGCCACTGCCATTTCTGGGCGACCACCTAAAACTGACACAAGCAATGGACAGATGCCTATGGCCAGCTATTCATCTTCAGGGACTCTAACATGGCCACCACCGTCTGGTGGCGAGAGCTTGGTGAAGGACATTTTACTTAAGTGTGATAGAGAGGAGAGCACCACCAACAGTTCCAGCGGTGCTCCCACTATTAGTCAGGAAGATGAGTCCAAACCAAAGGTCCAATGA